The proteins below come from a single Bacteroidota bacterium genomic window:
- a CDS encoding PKD domain-containing protein — protein MNSKTTSVKIVFAFFILTSAIAMSQTLTSVTGKRIYEHHSSSINGNNYYGTYANGFQSGYDFLNNVYKNTTTSSDHANMDLVETNGIFGNGYNYKNVGFTSGASVIWNGAIYGNGATKYYLIPATFDYANTTQASELAAAYNSTAASTTVDVPQKGRTYIAKLILTNAVRYVAIKITNTQGLTEQQAQDMVDNKNIYADVYFDFDYKYGTIFGPVTSFSASNTNICVGQQVSFADQTTNTPTTWSWSFPGGSPASSNLQNPVVTYSTPGTYNVVLTTSNTGGSTTLTKNNFIVANPLPAKPVISSSGNVLTSSVASTYQWYLNGNIIIGATARSYNVTLNGNYTVVVTATGGCADTSATYAFTTTGIDLVSRNNMYLTIFPNPNDGRFTLYFDATDKADYTIIIKDVLGQTVFTDILRDFTGKYSKQPDLSNFGKGIFTISLSNPEHEYIKKMLVL, from the coding sequence ATGAACTCAAAAACTACATCCGTTAAAATCGTATTTGCTTTTTTCATTTTAACTTCAGCAATAGCCATGTCTCAAACGCTCACATCAGTAACAGGAAAAAGAATTTATGAACATCACAGCTCAAGTATTAATGGCAACAATTATTACGGCACTTACGCCAACGGATTCCAATCCGGTTATGATTTCCTGAACAATGTGTATAAAAATACTACAACATCATCCGACCACGCCAATATGGACCTGGTAGAAACCAATGGAATTTTCGGCAACGGGTACAATTACAAAAATGTTGGATTTACTTCCGGTGCCAGCGTAATATGGAATGGCGCCATTTATGGCAATGGGGCCACAAAATATTATTTAATTCCCGCAACATTCGATTATGCCAATACCACCCAGGCAAGTGAACTGGCTGCTGCATATAATTCAACTGCCGCTTCAACAACAGTTGACGTACCTCAAAAGGGCAGAACGTATATTGCTAAACTGATTCTTACAAATGCAGTGAGGTACGTTGCAATTAAGATAACAAATACCCAAGGCCTTACAGAGCAACAAGCCCAGGATATGGTGGACAATAAAAATATTTATGCCGATGTTTATTTTGACTTCGATTATAAGTACGGTACGATTTTCGGGCCCGTTACATCTTTTTCGGCCAGCAACACCAATATTTGTGTTGGACAGCAGGTTAGTTTTGCCGATCAGACAACAAATACACCTACCACCTGGAGTTGGAGTTTTCCCGGAGGATCACCTGCCAGTTCAAACTTGCAAAATCCTGTTGTTACCTACTCAACTCCCGGAACATATAATGTGGTGTTAACTACTTCAAATACGGGAGGCAGTACAACGTTGACAAAAAATAATTTTATTGTTGCAAATCCTCTTCCGGCAAAACCTGTTATCAGCTCATCAGGAAATGTTCTTACCTCAAGCGTTGCCAGCACTTACCAGTGGTATTTAAACGGAAATATTATCATAGGGGCTACAGCACGGTCATATAATGTTACATTAAACGGAAATTATACCGTGGTCGTTACCGCGACGGGAGGGTGTGCCGATACTTCAGCTACCTATGCGTTTACCACCACAGGAATTGATTTGGTTAGCAGGAATAATATGTATTTAACTATATTCCCCAACCCTAATGACGGGCGCTTTACCCTGTATTTTGATGCGACTGACAAAGCTGATTATACAATCATTATAAAGGATGTATTGGGACAAACAGTATTCACAGATATTTTAAGGGATTTCACCGGTAAATACTCAAAACAACCGGATTTAAGTAATTTCGGGAAAGGCATATTCACAATAAGTTTGTCTAACCCGGAGCATGAGTATATAAAAAAAATGTTGGTATTATAA
- a CDS encoding SBBP repeat-containing protein, with translation MRNYIFIICILAEWPVSYLVAQTFGYPSVALNNNVYKDESVYKEQARQFIKGQPVKFIENRGQLTDNNGRPVPFVFFKASAQGVDMYVTEKGLIYVFVKVEEEDHIEGKGEVAKAELCIVNMNLNGADIQRENIIKEGASVTDINFFLSHCSNGITGVKEFEQVIIKNVYPGIDWVLYSSSEKGFKYDFVVNPGADHNLIQLDYSSPEPLRFNSKGGIQLKTKLGTLQEDAPLSFQNGNQIGTKFIKTYDQHNKCGGYDTRIQFALSGYDRRFPLTIDPQLWWATGYGGNAHDGPTSVKCDADGNVIVAGYGAGNNTFPLFNAGVYYQTTSISWEGFILKFNSSGVRLWATYYGGSGSDIFYCATIDLNNNIYVTGVSDSPDFPLKNSGGYFQSVQAGGQDGVILKFDNSGNRLWATYYGGSADEFGGQSITTDASGNVFVVGNTTSTNLPLLNPGVGAYFQGIYAGGNITNYTYAGGDAFILKFDNTQTLKWATYYGGSGLENCFSVTVDIAGSAFICGYTGSANLPVKDPGGGAYFNNTLAGTFDGYISKFSNAGVLQWATYYGGSGNDWAMALTTDINNNLFVLGYTGSSNLPLQNPGGTSYYDGTLGGIYDAFVLKFNNAGARQWATYYGGSGDEITFLLSTYKYVFEPDAHIVVDVCNNIYAAFETFSTDIATYNPACGSFYDGSLNNAGSAFNNDILLAKFDNTGSLLWATYWGSSLTDFREGLATDLNGSVYMVGEWYQSTGTNYITADPGGGAYYDATPNGANEPYIAKFIPTLPVYTQNQVNPGLCICNGTATVTVACGTPPFNYVWSSGSQTLNANSNTNTITGLCSGNYSVKVTDSNCNINSTTINYILPGGSGSVSLSSTQNNVSCTGFCNGSATIAASGGTSPYTYSWSNGQTALTASGLCVGTYSVVATDVGNCTSVQSINITQPSKLALGFSTNWSCSANKATVTVSPANGTPPYVYLWNNSQTTSTVSGLNAGTYSVTVTDSKGCTATGSIIAENIPPVIAASITNNTCNANGSIIVKVSGVSPVMYSWSSGHTAATYDNPAPGIYTVTVTDGNGCVATKTFSVTNNSPVSATFTNSPTACTGTNVNFTNTGTTGGTTTYSWTIGAPANVSGTTNDFSYAFLTTGTYSITHQVFSGGCLHTITGNVTIINCTGGPTVTTNAASVCPGSCITVTSSSVGGATPYTYSWSTGYTAQNINVCPVSTTTYTLTVKDASGNTSTSTAVVTANPAVNATIASTNITCNGNANGSASASVGGGTSPFTFNWSSGQITQTATGLSAGNYTITITDSKGCTATSSAGVISPPALTGQFTKGTANCAGCGCKEWIMITGTGGTSPYSYTWPDGYVNRYKNQLCPGAYTVNIKDKNGCSVTVNFTTP, from the coding sequence ATGAGGAACTATATTTTTATCATTTGCATATTAGCAGAGTGGCCTGTAAGTTATTTGGTTGCACAAACCTTCGGCTATCCGTCTGTTGCCCTAAATAATAATGTGTATAAGGATGAATCGGTTTATAAAGAGCAGGCCAGGCAGTTTATAAAAGGTCAACCTGTGAAGTTTATAGAGAACAGGGGGCAACTAACCGATAATAATGGAAGACCGGTTCCATTTGTTTTTTTTAAAGCATCAGCCCAAGGTGTGGATATGTACGTCACTGAAAAAGGACTGATCTATGTTTTTGTAAAAGTGGAAGAAGAAGATCATATAGAAGGAAAAGGTGAAGTTGCTAAAGCTGAATTATGTATTGTAAATATGAATTTGAATGGGGCGGATATACAGAGAGAAAATATCATCAAAGAAGGGGCCTCTGTTACTGATATTAATTTTTTTCTTTCTCACTGCAGCAACGGGATAACCGGAGTTAAGGAGTTTGAACAGGTAATTATAAAGAATGTTTATCCCGGTATTGACTGGGTGCTATACAGTTCCAGTGAAAAAGGGTTTAAGTACGATTTTGTGGTTAATCCGGGAGCTGATCACAATCTTATACAATTGGATTATTCCTCCCCCGAACCATTAAGGTTCAATAGTAAAGGAGGTATCCAATTAAAAACAAAGCTCGGAACATTGCAGGAGGATGCACCATTAAGTTTTCAAAATGGGAATCAGATAGGAACTAAATTCATTAAAACATATGATCAACATAACAAGTGCGGTGGATATGATACACGCATTCAGTTTGCTTTGTCCGGTTACGATCGGCGTTTTCCGCTTACTATTGATCCGCAACTTTGGTGGGCCACCGGCTATGGCGGCAACGCGCATGATGGACCAACCAGTGTAAAATGTGATGCCGATGGAAATGTTATTGTGGCGGGTTATGGAGCAGGTAATAACACTTTTCCTTTATTTAACGCAGGTGTTTATTACCAAACTACGTCCATTTCCTGGGAAGGTTTTATTTTGAAATTCAATAGCTCGGGTGTCCGATTGTGGGCAACTTATTACGGAGGTTCGGGTAGTGATATTTTTTATTGCGCGACCATTGATTTAAATAATAACATTTATGTCACCGGGGTAAGTGATTCCCCTGATTTTCCTTTGAAAAATTCAGGCGGGTATTTTCAATCTGTACAAGCGGGAGGGCAAGATGGTGTTATTCTCAAATTCGATAACTCGGGCAATAGGTTGTGGGCCACGTACTATGGAGGCAGTGCAGATGAATTTGGGGGTCAATCTATAACCACAGATGCAAGTGGAAATGTATTTGTAGTAGGTAATACCACATCAACAAATCTTCCATTGTTGAATCCGGGAGTGGGCGCTTATTTCCAGGGAATCTATGCCGGAGGAAATATCACTAATTATACTTATGCCGGAGGCGATGCGTTTATTTTAAAGTTCGACAATACCCAGACTCTTAAATGGGCTACGTATTATGGAGGAAGCGGACTTGAGAATTGTTTTTCTGTTACCGTTGATATTGCAGGAAGCGCTTTTATTTGCGGATACACAGGCTCTGCCAATCTGCCTGTGAAGGATCCGGGGGGAGGAGCCTATTTTAACAATACTCTGGCAGGAACTTTCGATGGCTATATATCAAAGTTCAGCAATGCGGGAGTGCTGCAATGGGCCACGTATTATGGAGGAAGCGGTAACGATTGGGCAATGGCCCTTACAACAGATATAAATAATAATTTATTTGTCTTAGGATACACAGGATCTTCCAATTTGCCTCTTCAGAATCCGGGCGGTACTTCTTATTATGACGGAACCTTGGGAGGAATTTATGATGCATTTGTATTAAAATTTAATAATGCAGGTGCGCGTCAATGGGCAACTTACTATGGTGGCAGTGGTGACGAGATCACTTTTTTATTAAGTACATATAAATATGTTTTCGAGCCGGATGCACATATTGTTGTTGATGTTTGTAATAATATATATGCGGCCTTTGAAACATTCTCAACAGATATTGCCACGTATAACCCTGCCTGTGGTTCTTTTTATGATGGGTCCTTAAACAACGCGGGCAGTGCTTTTAATAATGATATTCTTCTTGCGAAATTCGATAATACCGGCTCTTTGTTATGGGCAACCTATTGGGGCAGCAGTTTAACTGATTTCAGGGAAGGTTTGGCAACTGATCTGAATGGGAGTGTATATATGGTAGGAGAGTGGTATCAATCTACAGGCACCAATTATATTACCGCTGACCCTGGCGGAGGTGCTTATTATGATGCTACTCCCAATGGAGCAAATGAACCATATATAGCTAAATTTATACCCACTCTGCCTGTATATACTCAGAATCAGGTTAATCCCGGTTTGTGCATTTGTAATGGAACGGCAACAGTAACTGTGGCTTGTGGTACACCGCCTTTTAATTATGTATGGAGTAGCGGATCTCAAACGCTTAACGCAAACAGTAACACGAATACCATTACCGGTCTTTGTTCCGGTAATTATTCCGTTAAAGTAACCGATTCAAACTGCAACATAAACAGTACCACAATAAATTACATTCTTCCGGGTGGTTCCGGAAGTGTATCTCTGAGCAGTACGCAAAACAATGTATCCTGCACCGGATTCTGCAATGGCAGCGCAACTATCGCCGCAAGCGGAGGAACCTCTCCTTATACCTATTCATGGAGTAATGGCCAAACCGCTTTAACCGCAAGCGGACTTTGTGTCGGCACGTATTCGGTGGTTGCTACAGATGTGGGCAACTGTACATCTGTTCAAAGCATTAATATTACACAACCTTCAAAGTTGGCTTTGGGATTTTCAACCAATTGGTCCTGTTCAGCTAATAAAGCCACAGTAACTGTATCTCCCGCAAATGGAACCCCACCTTATGTTTATTTATGGAATAATAGCCAGACTACTTCAACCGTATCCGGGTTAAATGCCGGTACATACAGTGTAACTGTAACAGATTCTAAGGGGTGTACTGCAACCGGTTCAATTATTGCAGAAAATATTCCGCCGGTGATAGCTGCTTCAATCACAAATAATACATGTAATGCAAATGGTAGTATAATAGTCAAGGTGAGCGGAGTGTCGCCTGTTATGTATAGTTGGAGTTCCGGCCATACAGCAGCAACGTATGATAATCCCGCACCGGGTATTTATACGGTGACTGTTACTGATGGAAACGGTTGCGTTGCTACTAAGACATTCAGCGTAACTAATAATAGTCCGGTGTCGGCAACATTTACAAATTCACCCACTGCCTGTACCGGCACCAATGTGAACTTTACTAATACCGGGACAACCGGAGGAACAACAACATACAGTTGGACGATAGGTGCCCCTGCTAATGTAAGCGGAACGACTAACGATTTTTCATATGCTTTTTTAACAACAGGAACATACAGTATTACGCACCAGGTTTTTAGCGGAGGATGTCTTCATACTATTACAGGTAATGTAACGATAATAAATTGTACAGGTGGTCCGACAGTAACAACGAATGCTGCTTCGGTGTGTCCCGGTTCATGTATTACGGTTACATCAAGTTCAGTTGGCGGCGCTACCCCGTATACTTATAGTTGGAGCACAGGTTACACGGCACAAAACATAAACGTTTGTCCTGTGTCCACTACAACTTATACGCTTACAGTAAAAGATGCAAGTGGAAATACATCTACATCAACTGCGGTTGTAACTGCCAATCCTGCCGTTAATGCAACAATAGCATCAACCAATATAACCTGCAATGGAAATGCCAATGGCTCAGCATCTGCATCGGTCGGAGGCGGAACTTCCCCTTTTACTTTTAATTGGAGTAGTGGCCAAATCACTCAAACAGCTACAGGCCTTTCAGCAGGTAATTACACAATAACAATTACCGATTCAAAAGGTTGCACCGCAACCTCAAGCGCCGGAGTAATTTCACCTCCTGCTTTAACCGGACAATTCACCAAAGGAACAGCCAATTGCGCAGGTTGCGGCTGCAAAGAATGGATAATGATAACCGGTACTGGCGGCACAAGCCCTTACAGTTATACCTGGCCGGATGGATATGTGAACAGATACAAGAACCAACTTTGCCCGGGAGCATATACTGTAAATATTAAAGATAAAAACGGGTGCAGTGTGACTGTTAACTTTACTACACCGTGA